In a single window of the Coffea eugenioides isolate CCC68of chromosome 3, Ceug_1.0, whole genome shotgun sequence genome:
- the LOC113766241 gene encoding uncharacterized protein LOC113766241, with product MTCDQNSHIELIWGPPGTGKTKTVSQMLFSLLRMNYRTLCCAPTNVAVKEVASRVVKLVKEAYAAESEKSDPFTPLGDIILFGNKDRLKVAPDIEDIYLDYRVKRLVECFAPSNGLKHCVHSMIDLLEHGASHYHIFLENELIKTKENKDEAPKDKPKSFLEFIRARVKAILPSLRRCLITFCTHVARSFVAKQNFEKMVHLIYLLESLEKELFEKFLTSDILEKLYSSSIMVEDFSKAVTCTWLLPDIRSKCLFVLKTVHSTLENLGIPATVNEESIRELCFQMATLVFCTASTSYKLHRTNVEPLKVLVIDEAAQLKECESLIPLQLPGLKHAILVGDECQFPASVNSKISANAAFGRSLFERLSSLGQPKHLLNIQYRMHPSISCFPNSIFYTDKIMDAPEVRSKKHERCFLREKMFGPYSFINVPGGNEDGDGDDYSLRNIVEAAVVVKIVQKLYKAWNGSDTSLSVGVISPYAAQVALVQEKLRHKFENLDNFVVTVKSIDGYQGGEQDIVLLSTKLNFLSLARHCLWIFGNADTLTNTRSVWEALICDAKARGCFFSADEDTDVSNTILDVKKELDQMEDLLNGDSTLFKQQRWTVLFSDDFRKSFRNMTSTRMKKLVLNLLLCLASGWRPKKINVDLVCERSSQIVKHFKVEGLYVVCSIDIVKKSNYMQVLKVWDILPLVEIPKLLKRLDNIFNMYTDDFINQCEQKCLKGRAELPECWPNSSKIIRHKNMNNGKSAADSTDSTLDGGCYAENSRVSESLQLMKFYSLSPGAVSHLLFSRDGQELDLPFEVTDEEWEIIQFCKSSFILGRSGTGKTTVLSMKLFEKEQIYHIASEGFTTAENSMSTSVLKRTEFDHSTEVTRKTFLRQLFVTVSPRLCSAVKHYVSRLISFACSGNFPSEASLNDAQDVEEIEQFKDIPDSFVGIPSEKYPLVITFHKFLMMLDGTIGDSYFRRFPEMMKIMDFSVGISGNFRSAVLQSLLRMKEVNYERFCFHYWPHFNSQLTKNLDSSRTFTEIISHIKGGLLAGEAPDGKLSRQEYVSMSNSRASTLSSDERELIYTVFQAYEKKKLQRGEFDLSDFVIDLHLRLKSKGLEGDKMDFVYIDEVQDLAMSQIALFKYICKNVDEGFVFSGDTAQTIARE from the exons ATGACATGTGACCAGAATTCTCACATTGAACTCATTTGGGGTCCGCCGGGGACAGGGAAAACCAAAACAGTAAGTCAGATGCTCTTTAGCCTATTAAGAATGAATTACAGGACTCTTTGTTGTGCCCCAACCAATGTGGCAGTAAAAGAAGTTGCATCTCGAGTGGTAAAACTGGTAAAAGAGGCATATGCTGCTGAATCTGAAAAAAGTGATCCGTTTACTCCATTGGGAGATATTATATTATTTGGAAATAAGGATCGACTAAAAGTTGCCCCTGATATTGAAGATATATATCTTGACTACCGCGTGAAGAGGCTTGTTGAGTGCTTTGCACCATCAAATGGTTTGAAACATTGTGTGCATTCTATGATTGATTTGCTTGAGCACGGTGCCTCACACTACCATATCTTTCTGGAAAATGAGCTGATCAAAaccaaggaaaacaaagatgaaGCTCCAAAAGATAAGCCAAAGTCATTTCTAGAATTCATCAGAGCACGAGTAAAAGCAATTTTACCATCCCTCAGAAGATGTCTGATTACATTCTGCACTCATGTAGCAAGAAGTTTTGTtgcaaaacaaaattttgaaaagatggtACATCTGATTTATCTGCTTGAGTCTTTGGAGAAGGAGCTGTTTGAAAAGTTTTTGACCTCTGATATACTGGAGAAGCTCTATTCTTCTAGCATAATGGTGGAAGATTTTTCCAAAGCAGTCACATGTACCTGGTTGCTGCCAGATATTAGAAGCAAGTGTCTCTTTGTCCTAAAAACCGTTCATTCAACTCTTGAAAATCTGGGCATCCCAGCCACTGTGAATGAAGAATCAATAAGGGAACTCTGTTTCCAAATGGCTACCTTGGTTTTCTGCACTGCTTCTACTTCCTACAAGTTGCACAGGACAAATGTGGAGCCACTTAAAGTGCTGGTCATTGATGAGGCTGCCCAATTGAAAGAGTGTGAATCCCTTATACCACTTCAACTACCTGGTTTGAAGCATGCTATTCTTGTTGGTGATGAGTGCCAGTTTCCAGCAAGCGTTAATAGCAAG ATATCTGCCAATGCCGCATTTggaagaagcttatttgaaaGGTTGAGTTCATTGGGTCAGCCAAAGCATCTGCTTAACATTCAATATAGAATGCATCCATCTATCAGTTGCTTCCCAAATTCTATCTTCTATACGGACAAGATCATGGATGCACCTGAAGTTAGGAGTAAAAAGCACGAAAGGTGTTTTCTTCGGGAGAAAATGTTTGGTCCCTATTCATTCATTAATGTCCCAGGTGGAAATGAAGATGGCGATGGTGATGATTACAGCTTGAGAAATATTGTTGAGGCGGCTGTGGTGGTAAAGATAGTTCAGAAGCTGTACAAAG CTTGGAATGGATCTGATACATCTCTAAGCGTTGGGGTAATATCACCCTATGCTGCTCAAGTTGCACTGGTTCAAGAAAAACTTCGTCATAAGTTTGAAAATCTTGACAATTTTGTTGTGACAGTAAAATCTATAGATGGATATCAGGGTGGGGAACAAGATATTGTTTTATTATCTACT AAATTGAATTTCTTGTCCCTTGCTAGGCACTGTCTTTGGATCTTTGGAAATGCGGATACACTAACAAATACTCGATCAGTTTGGGAAGCATTAATTTGTGATGCTAAGGCTCGTGGTTGTTTCTTTAGTGCTGATGAGGACACTGATGTATCAAAcacgattttggatgtgaagaAAGAGCTGGATCAGATGGAGGATTTGCTTAATGGGGATAGCACACTTTTCAAACAGCAACGGTGGACG GTtttatttagtgacgactttcgGAAATCATTTAGAAATATGACTTCCACCCGCATGAAGAAGTTAGTCCTAAACCTGTTGCTTTGTCTTGCCAGTGGCTGGCGACCTAAGAAAATAAATGTGGACTTAGTTTGTGAAAGATCTTCACAGATTGTGAAACATTTTAAGGTTGAGGGGCTCTATGTGGTGTGCTCAATAGACATTGTTAAGAAATCAAATTACATGCAAGTCTTGAAGGTGTGGGATATATTACCTCTGGTGGAGATCCCAAAGCTGCTGAAACGTCTTGATAACATTTTCAACATGTATACTGATGATTTCATCAATCAATGCGAACAGAAATGTCTTAAAGG GAGAGCAGAACTTCCCGAGTGTTGGCCCAACTCATCAAAGATAATCCGACATAAGAACATGAATAATGGCAAATCTGCTGCAGATTCTACTGATAGCACATTGGATGGAGGATGTTATGCTGAAAATTCGAGAGTTAGCGAAAGCTTGCAACTCATGAAGTTTTACTCCCTGTCACCTGGTGCTGTGAGTCATTTACTTTTCAGTCGTGATGGTCAGGAATTGGATCTGCCTTTTGAAGTTACAGATGAAGAGTGGGAAATTATTCAATTCTGCAAAAGCAGCTTCATCCTTGGGCGATCTGGCACAGGGAAAACTACTGTCCTGTCCATGAAGTTATTCGAGAAAGAACAAATCTACCATATTGCTTCGGAAGGATTTACTACAGCTGAGAACAGTATGTCTACGAGCGTCTTGAAGAGAACTGAGTTTGATCACTCTACAGAAGTGACCAGGAAGACATTTTTGCGCCAGCTTTTTGTGACAGTAAGCCCAAGACTATGTTCTGCAGTCAAACATTATGTTTCCCGTCTGATAAG TTTTGCTTGCAGTGGAAATTTCCCATCTGAAGCCAGTTTGAATGATGCCCAAGATGTGGAAGAGATAGAACAGTTTAAAGATATACCAGATTCTTTTGTTGGCATTCCTTCCGAAAAGTACCCTCTTGTCATTACATTTCATAAGTTTTTGATGATGCTTGATGGGACAATCGGTGATTCATATTTCAGACGATTTCCTGAGATGATGAAGATAATGGACTTTTCTGTTGGTATAAGTGGAAATTTCAGATCTGCTGTTCTGCAATCTCTCTTACGAATGAAGGAGGTAAATTATGAGAGGTTTTGTTTCCATTATTGGCCTCACTTCAATTCACAACTGACGAAGAATCTTGATTCTTCAAGAACATTTACGGAGATAATATCTCACATTAAAGGAGGCTTGCTAGCTGGGGAAGCCCCTGATGGTAAATTGAGCAGGCAAGAATATGTTTCCATGTCTAATAGTAGGGCATCAACCCTGAGCTCAGATGAGAGAGAGCTGATCTATACTGTTTTTCAAGCTTACGAGAAGAAGAAATTACAGCGTGGGGAATTTGATCTGTCTGATTTTGTTATTGACCTTCATCTTAGGCTGAAGAGCAAGGGTCTGGAGGGTGATAAAATGGATTTTGTGTACATTGACGAAGTGCAAGATCTTGCTATGAGTCAGATAGCTCTGTTCAAGTATATCTGCAAAAATGTGGATGAAGGTTTTGTCTTTTCTGGTGATACAGCTCAAACTATTGCCAGGG AGTGA
- the LOC113764463 gene encoding uncharacterized protein LOC113764463, translating to MMMEGGCSGKKRAWPKDDFTDVVLKWSLHDIFNENRYKDQVEWIPELFESVGNYLGSYIYPLLEETRAQLASAMEFIHQAPFAEVQILEEAKSCGKFLYDVKVDQWKNKFVDHGKELYKVLPGDILVISDSKPETSSDLQRMHWSWTLASVTDIKGEGIDESTSSTKFKVKTPEDMPFKGGKQDWLYVVYLTNTMTNKRIWKALHWFKNLTLIEKVLCSNAMVSMRLN from the exons ATGATGATGGAAGGGGGTTGTTCAGGCAAGAAGAGAGCATGGCCTAAAGATGACTTCACTGACGTGGTTTTGAAATGGTCCCTTCATGACATTTTTAATGAGAATCGATACAAAGATCAG GTAGAGTGGATACCTGAATTATTTGAATCAGTAGGGAATTACCTTGGCTCTTACATCTACCCTTTATTGGAAGAAACACGAGCACAGCTCGCTTCTGCTATGGAATTTATACATCAGGCACCATTTGCTGAAGTGCAAATTCTCGAGGAAGCAAAATCTTGTGGAAAATTTCTATACGATGTTAAAGTTGATCAATGGAAAAACAAATTTGTTGACCATGGTAAAGAGCTTTACAAAGTATTGCCGGGTGATATTCTTGTTATTTCAGATTCAAAACCTGAAACCAGTTCTGACCTCCAAAGGATGCACTGGTCATGGACATTGGCATCGGTAACTGACATTAAAGGTGAAGGCATTGATGAGAGCACTTCATCAACTAAGTTTAAGGTCAAGACACCGGAAGACATGCCATTCAAGGGTGGGAAGCAGGACTGGCTTTACGTGGTTTACTTGACAAATACTATGACAAATAAAAGAATATGGAAGGCATTGCATTGGTTCAAAAATTTGACGCTTATTGAGAAGGTTCTTTGCTCTAATGCCATGGTAAGTATGAGGCTGAATTGA
- the LOC113766240 gene encoding uncharacterized protein LOC113766240 translates to MFDFWKKLGLVQVKEVDESFSQTMLMASSPAEWKSRGIKLYRENKYQMATMCFERAGDTNWEKRAKAAGLRATADHLRESNPQEACTILRQAAELFDFIGRAESAAECFCDLGDYERAGRIYFDKCRDPKKAGDCFTSAKSYKLAAKAYADGNYLLECLSACTQGNLFELGRQYIKKWKQAAPGDDGTAKQSKEIEKVGQEFLESCALSYYKLKDHKSMIKYVRAFLTMDSRRKFLKSIGCLDELLLLEEELGNFKEAVEIAKLRGDYERAGRIYFDKCGDPKQAGDCFTSARSYELAAKAYADGNYLLECLSVCTQGSLFELGRQYITKWKQNAPGEKEIKKIEQEFLESCALSYYKLKDFKSMIKYVRAFLSMDSRRNFLKSIGCIDELLLLEEELGNFAEAIEIAKLRGDLPREADLLGKAGHLKEASLLIISFVLHRSLWVTGNRGWPLRPFRQKQMLLKKAMSFAQEESNEFYERIRREVEVLSHEHISLHELLQSLTYSELCKNLTVELISIRRILDAHLDCTARKFEWEDELQVDMKKHSEDKISLNHISVGSLMYFWDMWRRNMLNIMQYLKTVEKPDDNEWLEYGEFCLNYFGVRRQVINSNVAYILLNSDAEWVKTTGSVFKQKQQSENQVSIDGRKFASAALSHCQAEVASVGLKVLDTVEALYKLSIRESFSLFCQCICLIDIYQLMKFLTESFKFNDSVERRLENFLRPPITYFKYVFPLDCCKSLVENMISLRKTELSRSLLEEVIVENISNKGDLTYGQIGRVVMIWLGSGKPTDDLYMKITKRFEKNFSWRAFIDSLQVSSLRHSGITESRSLGDPSSNTSGEDWKKFSLIDSFHEALRDTYLANWRSYDYVSPDCLIYLVERLLLLVFHSKDYFFTTKYSFVEWLVYLKADMYPDASSVADTQLSPEIIFDSVVMMVEQFLFNKRETASWIAKSKFDVNQYHPLLALRLVVILCLLHLNSGKYSNVLSHLLDQSHISSQLPMPFIQALRPRRKLNLTQDWFSLNGTVEAFRRIGNPLVIVHLRENSPKFACPAIIIDTALTPRIDDITRNLFRKQGSYHQQRPMVEANAPNLCEGLVHNAESLMSIDISAAPDQKMSTDSGTESNPQMYSGLSEKIFDVQISTEKRQHEE, encoded by the exons ATGTTTGACTTCTGGAAGAAGTTGGGCCTTGTGCAAGTAAAGGAGGTGGATGAATCATTTTCACAAACGATGCTAATGGCGAGCAGTCCTGCAGAGTGGAAATCAAGGGGTATAAAG CTTTACCGGGAGAACAAGTATCAGATGGCAACCATGTGCTTTGAAAGGGCAGGAGATACAAATTGGGAGAAACGGGCCAAGGCTGCTGGCCTGAGGGCAACCGCTGATCACCTGCGTGAGTCAAATCCTCAAGAGGCTTGTACAATCCTCAGACAGGCTGCTGAGTTGTTTGACTTCATTGGCAGAGCTGAGTCTGCTGCTGAATGCTTCTGTGATTTGGGGGATTACGAAAGAGCAG GAAGAATTTACTTTGATAAATGTAGAGATCCTAAAAAAGCAGGTGATTGTTTCACTTCGGCTAAAAGTTATAAACTTGCAGCGAAGGCTTATGCTGATGGCAATTACTTGTTGGAGTGTTTGTCCGCATGTACTCAGGGTAATCTTTTTGAATTGGGAAGGCAATATATTAAGAAATGGAAACAGGCTGCTCCTGGTGATGATGGTACCGCAAAACAAAGTAAGGAAATCGAAAAAGTCGGACAAGAGTTTTTGGAGAGTTGCGCTTTGAGCTATTATAAGCTCAAGGATCATAAATCCATGATAAAATACGTTAGAGCTTTCCTTACTATGGATTCAAGGCGGAAATTCCTGAAAAGCATAGGCTGTCTTGATGAGCTTTTGCTGTTGGAAGAAGAACTTGGAAACTTCAAGGAGGCTGTAGAAATAGCAAAGTTGAGAGGGGATTACGAAAGAGCAG GAAGAATTTACTTTGATAAATGTGGAGATCCTAAACAAGCGGGTGATTGTTTCACTTCGGCTAGAAGTTATGAACTTGCAGCAAAGGCTTATGCTGATGGCAATTACTTGTTGGAGTGTTTGTCTGTGTGCACTCAGGGGAGTCTTTTTGAATTGGGAAGGCAATACATTACGAAATGGAAACAGAATGCTCCTGGCGAAAAGGAAATCAAAAAAATTGAACAAGAGTTCTTGGAGAGTTGCGCTTTGAGTTATTATAAGCTCAAGGATTTTAAATCCATGATAAAATATGTTAGAGCTTTCCTTTCTATGGATTCCAGACGTAACTTCCTGAAAAGCATAGGCTGTATTGATGAACTTTTGTTGTTGGAAGAAGAACTCGGAAACTTCGCGGAAGCTATAGAAATAGCAAAGTTGAGAGGGGATCTGCCACGGGAGGCAGACCTGCTTGGGAAGGCAGGCCATCTCAAGGAAGCATCCTTACTCATCATTTCATTTGTGCTTCATCGCTCTCTATGGGTGACTGGAAATAGAGGTTGGCCCTTGAGGCCATTTCGACAGAAACAAATGCTATTAAAGAAAGCTATGTCATTTGCACAGGAAGAATCGAATGAGTTCTATGAACGCATTCGCAGAGAGGTTGAAGTTTTGTCACATGAGCATATTAGCTTGCATGAGTTGCTTCAGTCTCTCACTTATTCAGAGCTATGTAAAAATCTGACAGTTGAATTGATATCTATCCGGAGGATCCTGGATGCTCATCTTGATTGTACAGCACGGAAGTTTGAATGGGAAGATGAATTGCAAGTTGATATGAAAAAGCATTCAGAAGATAAGATTTCACTTAACCACATCTCCGTTGGTTCACTCATGTATTTTTGGGATATGTGGAGAAGGAACATGTTAAATATCATGCAATATCTCAAAACAGTGGAAAAACCAGATGATAATGAATGGCTTGAATATGGTGAGTTCTGTTTGAACTATTTTGGTGTGAGGAGGCAGGTCATCAATTCAAATGTAGCATATATACTGTTGAACTCAGATGCTGAATGGGTGAAAACAACTGGTTCTGTATTCAAGCAGAAGCAGCAAAGCGAGAACCAGGTATCCATTGATGGTCGAAAATTTGCATCTGCTGCTCTGAGTCATTGCCAGGCTGAAGTAGCTTCCGTCGGCCTGAAGGTACTTGACACTGTTGAAGCTCTTTATAAGTTGTCAATAAGGGAGTCATTCTCCCTTTTTTGCCAATGCATTTGCCTCATTGATATCTATCAATTGATGAAATTTTTGACTGAATCATTCAAATTCAATGATAGTGTTGAAAGGAGGCTAGAAAATTTCCTGCGGCCACCAATTACGTACTTTAAATATGTATTTCCACTAGACTGTTGCAAATCATTGGTGGAAAACATGATCTCTTTAAGGAAAACTGAGCTCTCACGGAGTCTACTTGAAGAGGTTATTGTTGAAAATATCAGTAACAAAGGTGACCTTACCTACGGTCAAATTGGGAGGGTGGTAATGATTTGGCTTGGATCTGGAAAACCAACAGATGATCTGTACATGAAGATAACAAAAAGATTTGAAAAGAATTTTTCCTGGAGAGCATTCATTGATTCTTTGCAAGTATCTTCATTGAGGCATTCTGGGATAACAGAATCAAGATCCTTGGGTGATCCTTCGTCAAATACTTCAGGTGAAGATTGGAAGAAGTTTTCACTGATTGATAGCTTCCACGAAGCTTTGAGAGATACTTATCTTGCAAATTGGAGGTCATATGACTATGTATCACCTGATTGTTTAATATATCTTGTTGAACGCCTGCTACTCCTTGTATTTCATTCCAAGGATTACTTTTTCACAACAAAGTATTCTTTTGTGGAATGGCTTGTTTATCTTAAAGCAGACATGTATCCAGATGCGAGTTCAGTAGCTGACACGCAGTTGTCTCCTGAAATCATATTTGATTCTGTTGTTATGATGGTTGAACAGTTTCTTTTTAATAAGCGGGAGACAGCATCATGGAttgcaaaatcaaaatttgatgtaaatcAGTATCATCCACTACTAGCATTAAGGCTTGTGGTTATCTTGTGCTTGCTCCACTTGAACTCAGGCAAGTATTCTAATGTTCTTTCTCATCTGCTTGATCAGTCTCATATTAGTTCGCAGCTGCCAATGCCATTCATTCAGGCACTTAGGCCAAGAAGAAAGCTTAATTTGACTCAGGATTGGTTTAGTTTAAATGGAACTGTAGAAGCATTCAGAAGGATTGGAAATCCTCTTGTGATTGTGCATTTGAGAGAAAATAGTCCAAAATTTGCGTGTCCTGCAATCATCATTGACACAGCTTTGACACCAAGAATTGATGACATCACGAGAAACTTGTTCCGAAAGCAAGGAAGTTACCATCAGCAAAGGCCTATGGTTGAAGCAAATGCTCCGAATTTGTGTGAAGGACTTGTTCATAATGCTGAGTCTCTCATGTCAATTGACATTTCTGCGGCACCAGATCAGAAAATGAGCACAGACAGTGGAACTGAAAGCAACCCACAGATGTACTCAGGCCTTTCTGAAAAAATCTTTGATGTGCAAATATCAACAGAGAAAAGACAACATGAAGAGTGA